From the Planktothricoides raciborskii GIHE-MW2 genome, the window TGGCGACAGACGACCAAAAAAGACTCGGTTAATCATTAACAAGAAATAGACCGCTGTTAAACCCGTTGCCACCATACAGAATAATGTCTGCACCGGAAATACGGGAAAACTGCCGCGAAAGATCATAAATTCGGCAATAAATCCCACCATACCGGGAATTCCGGCACTAGCCATCACCCCTAAAACCATTAAGCTACCAATTAAGGGTAAGCCGCGTTCCGGGTTGAGTAGTCCTTGCAAGGCATTGACATCTCTGGTGCCGGTTTTTTTGTAAACGACTCCTACTAGGAAAAATAGAAAGGCGGAAATGAGACCGTGGCTAACCATTTGGGCGATCGCGGCGACCAAACTCAGGGGAGTGGCTGCGGCAAAGGCTAAGAGGATAAAGGCCATGTGAGCAATGGAGGAATAAGCCACCACTTTTTTCATATCTTGTTGGGCGATCGCACAAGATGTCCCATATAAGGCGCTCACCGCTGCCCAAGTTGCCAACCAAGGGGCGAGAAATGTCCAAGCTTCGGGAAACAAACCGACCCCAAACCGTAACATCCCATAAGTACCCAGTTTTAACAACACCCCAGCCAAGAGCATAGAAACCGGGGTTGAAGCTTCCACGTGAGCATCGGGCAACCAAGTATGCAAGGGGAAAAAGGGAATCTTAATCCCAAAGGCAATTAATAATCCGGCCAGGAGTAAAATTTGGGATTCTAAGGGTAAAGCGCTGGTGCGGAGGGGCTGATAATCAAAAGTGTTCGCCCCACTTAGCCAAACGACGCCTAAAAATGTCGCCAGGAGCAAAATCCCCGAAATTGCCGTATAGATCAGAAACTTCATCGCCGCATAAGCCCGACGCTGACCGCCCCAAATGGCAATTAGAAAATATAACGGGATCAGTTCTAGTTCATAGAACAGAAAAAATAACAGCATATCTTGGGCAAGAAATGCGCCAGACACGCCAATATTCAGCAGCAATAACAAGGCATAATACAAGCGGGGTCTTTCGATTTGGCGTTCGCTGGCCCAAATTGCCAGCACCGTCAAAAAACTGTTTAAACAGAGCATCGGCCAGGACAGTCCGTCCACTCCTAAGTGATAGTTCAGCCCAATGGGTTTAATCCACGGTAAATATTCAGAAAACTGCATCCCCGATTGCTGGGGGTCAAACTGTAACCCTAACAGTGCCGTCCAAACCAGTAGCGCGATCGCCACAATCAAAGCCACTAAACGATAAGCACTCTGGTGAATAGTTTTTGGCAACAAACTCAGGACAATCACGCCCACTAACGGCAACCAGACAAAAGCACTGAGCATTCTTAATTTCTCGCTCCATTAAACAACAAGACTACAGGATTAACCAATTGGCTTGCTAGTTACCCACGATCCAGGAAAACACCAGCAACAAACCAACGCCGATCATAATCGTCAAGATATAACCCTGAGACTGACCAGAAACGCTGTACTTGAGACTTTGACCACCAAACACCGTCGCCAGGGCTGCAAAGTTAACCAACCCATCCACCACATAGCGATCGAACCAGGAAGTCATCTTAGACAACAGATCCACGGCGGCCACCACCGTCAGCCGGTAGAATTTCTCAATATAAAAGTCATAAGCAAAAAAGTCTTGGACAAATCTCAAAGACTTTTGCATTGGTCTAGCCCAAGCCCGTCCCAACGAAATCATAAAACCGATCAAACAACCGATCGCCCCACTGAGGATCAAAAGAGGTAAAGCTAGTTGATTCAGCAGTCGTGCATTCGTCGCCCAAGGGCCAGTCCAAGAAAGCAAAAATTGCCATTGGTCTAAGATCAGCGGCACCAAGAAATTAAGGATGATTAAAGACACCATCGGCACCGCCATTGGCCAAGGAATTTCTGGGGCGCGGCGGGTTTTCGGTTGCGGTTCACCCAAAAACACCAGACGAAAGACGCGGGTTAAATTTAAAGCACTCAAAGCATTGACCAACAGCAAAATGCCAATCAGCCAAGCCGGGACTTCCCAAAAACCATTCACCCAGCGGCGCATAGTCCAAAATGTCCCCAAGGGCAACAGACAAACCAACCCAGCGGAACCCACCACAAACGCAGAAGTTGTCGCAGGCATCCGCGACCACAAACCCCCCATTTCCGTAATATTTTGATTATTGGTGGTGAGAATGATTGAA encodes:
- a CDS encoding NADH-quinone oxidoreductase subunit M — protein: MLSAFVWLPLVGVIVLSLLPKTIHQSAYRLVALIVAIALLVWTALLGLQFDPQQSGMQFSEYLPWIKPIGLNYHLGVDGLSWPMLCLNSFLTVLAIWASERQIERPRLYYALLLLLNIGVSGAFLAQDMLLFFLFYELELIPLYFLIAIWGGQRRAYAAMKFLIYTAISGILLLATFLGVVWLSGANTFDYQPLRTSALPLESQILLLAGLLIAFGIKIPFFPLHTWLPDAHVEASTPVSMLLAGVLLKLGTYGMLRFGVGLFPEAWTFLAPWLATWAAVSALYGTSCAIAQQDMKKVVAYSSIAHMAFILLAFAAATPLSLVAAIAQMVSHGLISAFLFFLVGVVYKKTGTRDVNALQGLLNPERGLPLIGSLMVLGVMASAGIPGMVGFIAEFMIFRGSFPVFPVQTLFCMVATGLTAVYFLLMINRVFFGRLSPIVTNLPRVQWRDRLPALVLMVLIFAFGLQPNWLVRWSEAGINSLIITQPSVVSPIAVRSGG